The following proteins are co-located in the Rhodococcus opacus B4 genome:
- the dapA gene encoding 4-hydroxy-tetrahydrodipicolinate synthase, producing the protein MTVSSAPAAPFGRVLTAMATAFTEDGELDEEATARIALHLVDHGHDGLVVSGTTGEAATTTTAEDGRILRVVKDAVGNRAKVVAGVGTNDTRHTLELARQAVVHGADGLLLVTPYYNKPSQGGVLQHFRYVVDAVDTPVMVYDIPSRAGTKLAPSTFEAMAGWPSVVAVKDAAGDPTQAILLRELGFAVYSGDDSLTLGFLAYGACGVVSVLGHVAGDEIRAMIDAFFSGDVESAREINARLQPALRAVMGVPNYGATTVKGALQLLGVLQDRTVRSPLLALDDVEYEALRAGLSASELLP; encoded by the coding sequence ATGACCGTTTCGTCTGCGCCGGCGGCTCCGTTCGGGCGCGTGCTGACAGCGATGGCTACGGCGTTCACCGAGGACGGAGAACTCGACGAGGAGGCGACTGCCCGGATCGCCCTGCATTTGGTCGACCACGGACATGACGGACTTGTCGTCTCGGGCACGACCGGTGAGGCGGCCACGACTACCACCGCCGAAGACGGTCGGATATTGCGAGTGGTCAAGGATGCGGTGGGCAACCGGGCGAAGGTCGTTGCCGGGGTGGGGACGAACGACACACGGCACACGCTGGAATTGGCGAGGCAGGCTGTCGTGCACGGTGCCGACGGGTTGCTGCTGGTGACGCCGTACTACAACAAGCCGAGCCAGGGGGGTGTACTGCAGCACTTTCGGTACGTGGTGGATGCGGTCGACACTCCTGTCATGGTCTACGACATTCCCAGTCGGGCCGGCACCAAGCTGGCACCGTCGACATTCGAAGCGATGGCGGGGTGGCCGTCCGTGGTGGCGGTGAAGGACGCGGCTGGAGATCCCACCCAGGCGATCTTGCTGCGTGAATTGGGCTTTGCGGTTTATTCGGGCGACGACAGCCTCACGCTGGGTTTCCTGGCGTATGGGGCGTGCGGGGTCGTCTCTGTTCTCGGGCACGTGGCCGGTGACGAGATTCGCGCCATGATCGACGCCTTCTTCTCGGGGGACGTCGAATCGGCGCGGGAGATCAATGCCCGCCTGCAGCCGGCGTTGCGTGCGGTGATGGGTGTCCCCAATTACGGTGCGACCACGGTCAAGGGGGCGCTGCAGTTGCTCGGTGTCCTGCAGGACAGAACCGTGAGGTCCCCGCTGCTCGCCCTCGACGACGTCGAGTACGAAGCGCTTCGGGCGGGATTGTCGGCGTCGGAGTTGCTGCCCTGA
- a CDS encoding 2Fe-2S iron-sulfur cluster-binding protein produces MNAADSPRYRKIVLTVDGEERTLDVDTRTTLLDALRDHLGVTAPKKGCDHGQCGSCTVLLDGRRATSCLTFAVAHDGARVVTAHGLADGDVLHSVQQAFVEQDGLQCGYCTPGQICSAIGMFDEFLALQPSAVTENLTAPPELTDDEIRERMSGNLCRCGAYPNILAAIRQAAEA; encoded by the coding sequence ATGAATGCCGCGGACAGCCCCCGCTACCGGAAGATCGTGCTCACCGTGGACGGCGAGGAACGGACCCTCGACGTGGACACCCGCACCACCCTGCTCGACGCGCTCCGCGACCACCTCGGGGTGACCGCGCCGAAGAAGGGCTGCGACCACGGCCAGTGCGGTTCGTGCACCGTTCTCCTCGACGGCAGGCGCGCCACGTCCTGCCTGACGTTCGCCGTCGCCCACGACGGTGCCCGCGTCGTCACCGCACACGGCCTGGCCGACGGCGACGTGCTGCATTCCGTCCAGCAGGCGTTCGTCGAGCAGGACGGGCTGCAGTGCGGCTACTGCACGCCCGGCCAGATCTGCTCGGCGATCGGGATGTTCGACGAGTTCCTCGCCCTGCAGCCGAGCGCCGTCACCGAGAATCTCACGGCTCCTCCCGAACTCACCGACGACGAGATCCGGGAACGGATGAGCGGAAACCTCTGCCGGTGCGGCGCCTACCCGAACATCCTCGCGGCGATCCGGCAGGCGGCGGAGGCATGA
- a CDS encoding glycosyltransferase yields MRVEHITVVVPAHDEEALLPRCLDGVRTAARAVSVPVTVVVVLDGCTDGSEAVARAADVDVVVLGARNVGAARRAGFGSVAPRPHEWFATTDADSVVPAHWLSSHLQHAGHGAQLVAGTVSVTDWSGWPDHVRSRYGSAYRAGAAHGHVHGASLGFSADLYRAVGGFASLPAHEDVDLVQRMVEHGADVVWSIDAPVETSARSDARAPLGFATYLEGLQDR; encoded by the coding sequence ATGCGCGTCGAGCACATCACGGTGGTCGTGCCCGCCCACGACGAGGAGGCGCTGCTGCCGCGCTGCCTGGACGGCGTGCGGACCGCTGCGCGGGCGGTGTCGGTACCGGTCACGGTGGTGGTGGTGCTCGACGGGTGCACCGACGGCAGCGAGGCCGTCGCCCGCGCGGCGGACGTGGACGTCGTGGTGCTCGGTGCGCGGAACGTCGGCGCCGCACGGCGTGCGGGTTTCGGCTCGGTCGCTCCGCGACCACACGAGTGGTTCGCCACCACGGACGCGGATTCGGTCGTCCCCGCGCACTGGCTGTCGTCCCACCTGCAGCACGCGGGTCACGGCGCGCAGTTGGTGGCGGGCACGGTCTCGGTCACCGATTGGTCGGGGTGGCCCGACCACGTCCGCTCGCGGTACGGCAGCGCCTACCGCGCAGGCGCCGCCCACGGACACGTGCACGGTGCGTCCCTCGGTTTCTCCGCGGACCTGTATCGGGCGGTGGGCGGGTTTGCCTCCCTGCCCGCGCACGAGGACGTGGACCTGGTGCAGCGGATGGTCGAACACGGAGCGGACGTGGTGTGGAGTATCGACGCGCCGGTGGAGACGTCGGCGCGGTCCGACGCCCGCGCGCCACTGGGCTTCGCCACCTACCTGGAGGGACTGCAGGACCGATGA
- a CDS encoding DUF6328 family protein, with translation MSDGSVERDQDDEWNYRARHETETQRLDRNWAALLQELRVVQTGVQLLTGFLLTLPFQQRFTDLTDFEVIVYLMTVALSVLSTMLLVAPAGFHRVLFRRHALPALVSAAHKLTVCGIATFGAALVGVVLLIFSFVVSPRVGLVAAVVAAGIFCGLSVLAAILRLRNRVDDDPPTSDQRRSDRD, from the coding sequence ATGTCGGACGGCAGTGTTGAGCGGGATCAGGACGACGAGTGGAACTATCGCGCCCGGCACGAGACGGAAACCCAGCGGCTCGACCGCAACTGGGCAGCGCTGTTACAGGAACTCCGCGTTGTGCAGACCGGGGTGCAGCTGCTCACCGGCTTCCTGCTGACGTTGCCGTTCCAGCAGCGGTTCACCGATCTGACGGACTTCGAGGTGATCGTCTACCTCATGACGGTCGCTCTGTCGGTCCTGTCGACGATGCTGCTGGTCGCGCCGGCCGGATTCCACCGGGTGCTGTTCCGTCGGCATGCCCTTCCCGCGCTGGTGTCCGCGGCGCACAAGTTGACGGTGTGTGGTATCGCGACGTTCGGGGCGGCCCTCGTCGGGGTTGTGCTTCTCATCTTCAGTTTCGTAGTGTCGCCGAGGGTCGGTCTCGTCGCGGCAGTGGTTGCCGCAGGAATCTTCTGCGGGCTGTCCGTCCTTGCCGCGATCCTGCGTCTCCGGAACCGCGTCGACGATGATCCTCCCACGAGTGACCAGCGCCGATCCGATCGCGACTGA
- a CDS encoding serine hydrolase domain-containing protein: MGDRPLHRFRTRQRSSRQTLRVLGMAVAVVLSAVTGCAQSAGTAETDSTAGLSQHVVSSASAMLDKFVADGRTPGAVVEVSTPDGVWTHTAGRSATSPDTPMYAQLQHRIGSITKTFTTTLILQLVQEGKVGLDDPVSRYVEGVPNGDRITLRMLGTMTAGLSEYLANPDFRNRFFEDPMRVWTPSELLDASYALGAQFPPGTDSDYSNANTVLLGLVVEKVAGAPFGDVLTDKILRPRGLDHTVWPVDASFPQDHVLGYTTLDPVRGVTDSTSWSPTQAYSAGQMISTAGDLTQWIRLLGRGDLLTPELQAERLRWQPLGDNDDNWHYTFGLEENSGWIGHNGAIPGYMSYAVYHPALDATIVLLINSDAAIDGEPPVNVLLRDLSPVLFPEQPVRVPVVR; encoded by the coding sequence ATGGGTGATAGGCCACTGCATCGTTTTCGCACTCGGCAACGATCGAGCAGGCAGACGCTGCGTGTGCTCGGCATGGCGGTCGCCGTGGTCCTGAGCGCGGTGACCGGTTGCGCACAGAGCGCGGGTACCGCAGAAACCGACAGCACCGCGGGACTCTCGCAGCACGTTGTCTCCTCGGCGAGCGCAATGCTGGATAAATTCGTCGCCGACGGCCGTACTCCGGGCGCCGTAGTAGAGGTGAGCACCCCGGACGGCGTCTGGACCCATACGGCGGGCCGGTCGGCGACATCGCCGGATACTCCGATGTACGCCCAGTTGCAACATCGAATCGGCAGCATCACCAAGACCTTCACCACCACACTGATCCTGCAACTGGTCCAGGAGGGCAAGGTCGGGCTCGACGACCCGGTGTCGCGTTACGTCGAGGGTGTGCCCAATGGCGACCGCATCACGCTCCGAATGCTGGGGACGATGACCGCCGGACTGTCCGAGTACCTCGCGAATCCCGATTTCCGGAATCGATTCTTCGAGGATCCGATGCGCGTGTGGACGCCATCGGAACTGCTGGACGCGTCGTACGCTCTCGGCGCGCAGTTTCCGCCGGGAACGGATTCGGACTACTCGAACGCGAACACCGTGCTCCTCGGTCTCGTGGTCGAGAAGGTCGCGGGCGCCCCGTTCGGCGACGTGCTGACCGACAAGATCCTCCGGCCCCGCGGCCTCGACCACACGGTGTGGCCCGTCGACGCAAGCTTCCCGCAGGATCACGTTCTCGGCTACACCACACTGGACCCGGTGCGCGGGGTCACCGACTCCACGTCATGGAGTCCCACCCAGGCGTACTCCGCCGGTCAGATGATCTCCACTGCAGGCGATCTCACTCAATGGATTCGACTGCTCGGGCGCGGTGACCTACTCACTCCCGAACTGCAGGCCGAACGACTTCGGTGGCAGCCGCTCGGCGACAACGACGACAATTGGCACTACACCTTCGGCCTCGAGGAGAACTCCGGCTGGATCGGGCACAACGGTGCAATCCCCGGATACATGTCCTACGCCGTCTACCACCCCGCGCTCGACGCCACGATCGTCCTTCTGATCAACAGCGACGCGGCCATCGACGGCGAGCCGCCGGTGAACGTCCTGCTCCGTGACCTCAGTCCCGTCCTGTTCCCGGAACAACCGGTTCGAGTTCCAGTCGTCCGATGA
- a CDS encoding alpha/beta fold hydrolase, which produces MNAARMRRLRPVPDTRPQMMFRTIHGYRRAFRMIGEGPALLLLHGIGDNSTTWTEIIPHLAENYTVIAPDLLGHGRSDKPRADYSIAAYANGMRDLLSTLGIDHVTVIGHSLGGGVAMQFAYQYPQMVDRLVLVSPGGVTKDVHPVLRLAATPIVNEALKLLRLPGAVPVMRWAGALLTRLHGTPLRPGAALHDTPDLVRILTDLPDPTAHEAYLRTLRAVVDRRGQMVTILDRCYLTESIPVQLIWGGRDTVIPVGHAHLAHAAMPDSRLEIFEAAGHFPFRDDPMRFLHTVEKFLSDTRPLPFDEARWRQLLSTGTAENPVTTDPAMRTDVLDAVGSSQRSAT; this is translated from the coding sequence ATGAACGCTGCTCGCATGCGCAGGCTCAGGCCGGTTCCCGACACCCGACCACAGATGATGTTCCGCACAATCCACGGGTACCGGCGCGCCTTCCGCATGATCGGTGAGGGCCCCGCACTGCTGCTGTTGCACGGCATCGGCGACAACTCGACCACCTGGACAGAGATCATTCCGCACCTCGCCGAGAATTACACCGTCATCGCGCCCGATCTGCTCGGCCACGGACGCTCCGACAAACCCCGCGCCGATTATTCCATCGCTGCCTACGCCAACGGCATGCGCGACCTCCTCTCAACCCTCGGAATCGACCACGTCACCGTGATCGGGCACTCGCTGGGCGGTGGGGTCGCGATGCAGTTCGCCTATCAGTACCCACAGATGGTGGATCGACTCGTTCTCGTATCCCCCGGAGGCGTCACCAAAGACGTTCATCCCGTGCTACGCCTCGCCGCGACGCCGATTGTCAACGAAGCGCTGAAACTGCTGCGACTGCCCGGAGCGGTGCCCGTGATGCGATGGGCCGGCGCCCTCCTGACTCGACTGCACGGGACACCTCTGCGCCCCGGCGCGGCATTGCACGACACTCCGGATCTGGTACGGATCCTCACCGACCTGCCCGACCCCACCGCGCACGAGGCATACCTGCGCACCCTGCGCGCAGTCGTCGACCGGCGCGGACAGATGGTAACCATTCTCGACCGCTGCTACCTGACCGAAAGCATCCCGGTTCAATTGATCTGGGGAGGCCGGGATACCGTCATCCCGGTCGGCCACGCCCACCTCGCGCACGCGGCGATGCCCGACTCGCGCCTGGAGATCTTCGAGGCCGCCGGTCATTTCCCCTTCCGGGACGACCCGATGCGCTTCCTGCACACCGTCGAGAAGTTCCTGTCCGACACCCGTCCACTACCGTTCGACGAGGCCAGGTGGCGGCAACTGCTCAGCACCGGAACCGCCGAGAATCCCGTCACCACCGACCCCGCGATGCGCACCGACGTACTCGACGCAGTGGGATCCAGTCAACGCAGTGCCACCTGA
- a CDS encoding xanthine dehydrogenase family protein molybdopterin-binding subunit produces the protein MTLVEPKVIGTPAERLDAHDKVTGTASYAFEHTVDDPAHLYPIPSTIGRGRVTAVHTTDAEALDGVLAVLTVFDAPRLADTSDGELAILQDPEVHFRGQFVGAVVAESPEVARHAAGLVRVDYDEASHDTDFRSGRDDLYAPDEVNAGFPTDTDDGDVDAALAGSTVTVDQVYSTAMEHNNPMEPHATIAQWTPGGSGPVLTLHDSTQGVHSVRKTLAPLFGLEVEQVRVIAPYVGGGFGSKGLPHAHNVLVVLAAQRVAGRPVKFALTRQQMFALSAYRAPTVQRVRLGADADGRLTALSHEVITQSAKIKEFAEQAAVSSRMMYSAPTRRTTHRLAALDVPAPSWMRAPGETPGMFAAEVALDELAAACRLDPIELRIRNEPEVDPSTGRPWSGRRLTDCLREGARRFGWADRDATARSRSDSEWQVGLGVAAATYPANTMPGSVARIVYQSDGTYTVQIGSVDIGTGAWTALTQIAADALGCPLDSIVLQIGDTNLPPATVAGGSTGTTSWGSAIVAAARAFRAEHGTNPSPGAEAAAGTLDNPDAAEFALHSFGAHFVEAHVRRDSCEIRVERMLGVFAIGRVVNARTVRSQLIGGMTMGVSMALHESSVNDPRFGHVVTQDLASYHVSTHADIGYLDAVCLDDVDEHAGPMGSKGAGEIGIVGAAAAVANAVHHATGVRVRKVPIHLDDLLPG, from the coding sequence ATGACGCTCGTCGAGCCGAAGGTGATCGGAACCCCCGCCGAGCGCCTCGATGCCCACGACAAGGTGACCGGGACGGCGTCATACGCGTTCGAGCACACGGTGGACGACCCGGCGCATCTGTACCCGATCCCCTCGACGATCGGACGCGGCCGGGTCACCGCCGTGCACACGACGGACGCGGAGGCCCTGGACGGGGTGCTCGCGGTCCTGACGGTCTTCGATGCGCCCCGTCTCGCGGACACCTCGGACGGGGAACTCGCGATCCTGCAGGACCCCGAGGTCCACTTCCGCGGTCAATTCGTGGGTGCGGTGGTCGCGGAATCACCGGAGGTCGCCCGGCACGCGGCGGGCCTCGTCCGGGTCGACTACGACGAGGCGTCCCACGACACCGACTTCCGTTCCGGCCGAGACGATCTGTACGCCCCGGACGAAGTCAACGCCGGCTTCCCGACCGACACCGACGACGGCGACGTGGACGCCGCACTGGCCGGTTCTACCGTCACGGTCGATCAGGTGTACTCGACCGCGATGGAACACAACAATCCGATGGAGCCGCACGCCACCATCGCCCAGTGGACACCGGGCGGCAGCGGACCGGTTCTGACGCTGCACGATTCGACGCAGGGCGTCCATTCCGTGCGGAAGACCCTGGCACCGCTGTTCGGACTCGAGGTGGAGCAGGTGCGGGTGATCGCCCCGTACGTCGGCGGCGGATTCGGGTCCAAGGGACTGCCGCACGCGCACAACGTGCTCGTGGTGCTGGCGGCGCAGCGGGTGGCCGGACGGCCGGTGAAATTCGCGCTGACCCGGCAGCAGATGTTCGCGCTGTCCGCCTACCGGGCGCCGACCGTGCAGCGCGTCCGGCTCGGCGCGGACGCCGACGGACGGTTGACCGCGCTCTCCCACGAGGTGATCACCCAGTCCGCGAAGATCAAGGAATTCGCCGAACAGGCGGCGGTTTCGTCGCGGATGATGTACTCCGCACCCACCCGGCGCACCACCCACCGGCTGGCGGCGCTCGACGTGCCCGCTCCGTCGTGGATGCGTGCGCCCGGTGAGACGCCGGGGATGTTCGCGGCGGAGGTGGCGTTGGACGAGCTGGCCGCGGCGTGCCGGCTCGACCCTATCGAGCTGCGGATCCGCAACGAACCCGAGGTCGACCCGAGTACGGGCCGCCCGTGGTCGGGGCGGCGCCTCACCGACTGCCTGCGGGAGGGCGCCCGGCGTTTCGGGTGGGCGGACCGCGATGCGACGGCGCGGTCGCGGTCGGACTCGGAGTGGCAGGTGGGGTTGGGCGTCGCCGCCGCGACGTACCCCGCGAACACCATGCCGGGATCGGTCGCCCGGATCGTGTACCAGTCCGACGGCACGTACACCGTGCAGATCGGCTCGGTGGACATCGGCACCGGTGCGTGGACGGCGCTCACCCAGATCGCCGCCGACGCGCTCGGGTGCCCGCTGGACTCGATCGTCCTGCAGATCGGAGACACGAACCTTCCGCCGGCGACGGTCGCCGGGGGCTCCACGGGAACCACGTCCTGGGGCAGCGCGATCGTCGCGGCGGCCCGCGCGTTCCGGGCCGAGCACGGCACGAACCCGTCCCCGGGGGCGGAGGCCGCTGCGGGGACCCTCGACAATCCCGACGCCGCCGAGTTCGCGCTCCATTCGTTCGGCGCCCACTTCGTGGAGGCGCACGTCCGCCGCGACTCCTGCGAGATCCGAGTCGAACGCATGCTCGGCGTGTTCGCGATCGGCCGGGTGGTCAACGCCCGGACGGTGCGGTCGCAGCTCATCGGCGGCATGACGATGGGGGTGTCGATGGCGTTGCACGAGAGCAGCGTGAACGACCCCCGGTTCGGCCACGTCGTGACGCAGGACCTGGCCTCGTATCACGTCAGCACGCACGCCGACATCGGGTATCTGGACGCGGTCTGCCTCGACGACGTCGACGAGCACGCCGGCCCGATGGGGTCGAAGGGTGCCGGCGAGATCGGCATCGTCGGCGCCGCGGCCGCGGTGGCGAACGCGGTGCATCACGCCACCGGGGTCCGGGTGCGGAAGGTCCCGATCCACCTGGACGATCTGCTGCCGGGGTGA
- a CDS encoding three-helix bundle dimerization domain-containing protein, with amino-acid sequence MNSAEEARQILQVTTRLITKFPAVPRESVEAAVQDAVVQFEGGRIRDFVPLLIERTATANLVSSVNA; translated from the coding sequence ATGAATTCCGCGGAAGAAGCCCGCCAGATCTTGCAGGTCACCACGCGACTGATCACAAAGTTCCCGGCGGTGCCGCGAGAGTCGGTCGAGGCCGCCGTTCAGGACGCGGTCGTCCAGTTCGAAGGCGGGCGGATTCGGGACTTCGTGCCGTTGCTCATCGAGCGCACGGCAACCGCGAACCTCGTCTCCTCGGTCAACGCCTGA
- a CDS encoding class I SAM-dependent DNA methyltransferase, translating into MVSAMDPGYFESMYAESADPWGFDERWYERRKYALTLAALPRPHYRRAFEPGCSIGVLTAQLARRCDRVVATDVVSGAVERARDRLRREGVAGRVELCLASLVGPWPPGTFDLVVFSEVLYYLTPAELGTTLNRAVDSLEDGGTLIAVHWQHHVPEYPQTGRAVHDAIAATDGLDPAGSYRDTDFHLDVYTRGPVPSVAAADGLS; encoded by the coding sequence GTGGTGAGCGCCATGGATCCCGGCTACTTCGAGTCGATGTACGCGGAATCGGCGGATCCGTGGGGATTCGACGAACGGTGGTACGAACGCCGCAAGTACGCGCTCACCCTCGCAGCCCTGCCCCGCCCGCACTATCGGCGGGCGTTCGAACCGGGATGCTCGATCGGGGTACTGACGGCGCAGTTGGCGAGACGCTGCGACCGGGTCGTCGCAACAGACGTGGTTTCCGGTGCGGTGGAGCGCGCGCGGGACCGTCTGCGCCGCGAAGGCGTAGCCGGCCGGGTGGAACTGTGCCTGGCCTCGCTCGTCGGCCCGTGGCCGCCCGGCACCTTCGACCTCGTCGTGTTCAGCGAGGTGCTGTATTACCTGACGCCGGCCGAGCTGGGAACAACCCTGAATCGAGCCGTCGACTCCCTGGAGGACGGCGGCACCCTCATCGCGGTGCACTGGCAGCACCACGTGCCCGAATATCCGCAGACCGGCCGCGCGGTGCACGACGCGATTGCGGCGACCGACGGCCTCGATCCTGCCGGGTCGTACCGGGACACGGACTTCCACCTCGACGTCTACACACGGGGTCCGGTGCCCTCGGTGGCCGCCGCGGACGGCTTGAGCTGA
- a CDS encoding FAD binding domain-containing protein — MIPFDYERASDVDSAVATVTADPGASYLAGGTNLVDHMKLGVARPHLLVDVSRLPLDDVEALPGGGLRIGAAVRNSDLAAHEVVRARYPMLSRALLSGASGQLRNLATTAGNLLQRTRCVYFQDVTTPCNKREPGTGCSALGGYVRYHAILGASEHCVAVHPSDMAVAMTALDAVVVVRTADGERRIPLREFYVLPGDRPDRDTVLGHGDLVTAVELPAPPAGNRSTYRKVRDRASFAFAVTSVAAELTVDDRSITSARVALGGVAHRPWRATRAEEVLLGSPPTENTFTAAAEAELAAAQPLPGTEFKVVLTRRVLVSVLRSLAEEARR; from the coding sequence ATGATTCCCTTCGACTACGAGCGGGCCAGCGACGTGGACAGCGCCGTCGCCACCGTCACGGCCGATCCCGGGGCGTCGTACCTCGCCGGTGGCACCAACCTCGTCGACCACATGAAACTCGGGGTGGCGCGGCCGCATCTCCTCGTCGATGTGAGCCGTCTCCCCCTCGACGACGTCGAGGCACTTCCCGGCGGCGGACTCCGGATTGGGGCCGCCGTCCGTAACAGCGACCTCGCCGCGCACGAGGTGGTGAGAGCCCGGTACCCGATGCTGTCGCGCGCGCTGCTGTCCGGTGCGTCGGGACAGCTGCGCAATCTCGCGACGACCGCGGGAAACCTGCTTCAGCGGACCCGCTGTGTGTACTTCCAGGACGTCACGACGCCGTGCAACAAACGCGAGCCCGGCACCGGCTGTTCCGCGCTGGGTGGTTACGTCCGCTACCACGCCATTCTCGGCGCCTCGGAGCACTGCGTCGCCGTGCATCCGTCCGACATGGCGGTCGCGATGACGGCCCTCGACGCGGTTGTGGTGGTGCGCACGGCCGACGGGGAGCGGCGGATCCCGCTCCGCGAGTTCTACGTCCTTCCCGGAGACCGGCCCGACCGCGACACCGTCCTCGGGCACGGCGACCTCGTGACCGCCGTGGAATTGCCGGCGCCGCCCGCCGGAAACCGGTCGACGTACCGGAAGGTGCGGGACCGGGCGTCCTTCGCGTTCGCGGTGACGTCGGTGGCCGCCGAGCTGACCGTCGACGACAGGTCGATCACGTCGGCGCGGGTGGCGCTCGGTGGTGTCGCGCACCGGCCGTGGCGCGCCACGCGCGCCGAGGAGGTCCTGCTCGGGTCGCCGCCCACGGAGAATACGTTCACCGCGGCGGCTGAGGCGGAACTCGCTGCCGCGCAGCCGCTTCCGGGTACCGAGTTCAAGGTCGTGCTGACCCGGCGGGTCCTGGTGTCGGTACTCCGGTCACTCGCGGAGGAGGCACGCCGATGA
- a CDS encoding acyl-CoA dehydrogenase family protein, protein MSTDVTHDSTPTSAAVRAIIRSGEAELPLPGDGSTAVRWGRLTEWCRRDLSIGRLLEAHADADAILAEIDGTRAGRNEWWGVWASEPPQPVLDAAHDSSGWRLRGTKAWCSGASMCTHALITARVDGRPRLFAVDLREPGVTPGRGGWRNPGMAATDTEAVTFDSVPARPVGSADRYLDRAGFWHGGIGVAACWFGGALAVAEPLRVRARGGRADSHQLAHLGAIDVAVSAARWALASAAAEVDSDPLDRRSAQVRAFRVRGLVERTASEVIDRVGRALGAAPLASDADHASTVADLLVYIRQSHAERDLATLGELVAGED, encoded by the coding sequence ATGAGCACCGACGTCACCCACGACAGCACCCCCACATCCGCCGCCGTGCGAGCGATCATCCGCTCGGGCGAGGCGGAACTGCCGCTGCCCGGCGACGGTTCCACCGCGGTCCGCTGGGGGCGACTGACCGAATGGTGCCGCCGCGACCTCTCGATCGGCCGGCTGCTCGAGGCACACGCGGACGCGGACGCGATCCTCGCCGAGATCGACGGCACCCGCGCCGGCCGGAACGAGTGGTGGGGAGTCTGGGCCAGCGAGCCACCACAGCCCGTCCTGGACGCTGCCCACGACTCGAGCGGATGGCGCCTGAGGGGAACGAAGGCGTGGTGCTCCGGGGCGTCGATGTGCACGCACGCCCTGATCACGGCACGCGTCGACGGCCGACCCCGGCTGTTCGCCGTCGATCTGCGGGAACCCGGGGTCACGCCGGGACGCGGGGGCTGGCGCAATCCGGGGATGGCGGCGACCGACACGGAGGCGGTGACATTCGACAGTGTTCCCGCGCGACCCGTCGGCTCCGCGGACCGGTACCTCGATCGAGCGGGGTTCTGGCACGGCGGCATCGGGGTGGCGGCGTGCTGGTTCGGTGGCGCGCTCGCCGTCGCGGAACCGCTGCGGGTTCGTGCCCGCGGTGGCCGGGCGGACAGTCACCAGCTCGCGCACCTCGGCGCGATCGACGTCGCCGTCAGCGCGGCTCGATGGGCACTCGCCTCCGCAGCCGCGGAGGTGGACTCGGATCCCCTCGACCGGCGGTCCGCCCAGGTGCGCGCGTTCCGGGTGCGGGGCCTCGTCGAGCGCACCGCGAGCGAGGTGATCGACCGCGTCGGGCGCGCGCTGGGCGCCGCGCCGCTCGCGAGCGACGCAGACCACGCCAGCACCGTCGCGGACCTGCTCGTCTACATCCGGCAATCCCATGCCGAGCGCGATCTGGCGACACTCGGCGAACTCGTCGCAGGGGAGGACTGA
- a CDS encoding PIG-L deacetylase family protein yields the protein MGNGTRFRDTPVAARGTPEEVWQSWLGSVHCPPIPLKDCDRMVVVAPHPDDEVLGVGALMATTATAGVPVQVVAVTDGGASHPQSPTLPPAALAAARIAESNRATALLGVGEPLRFGLPDGGVSAHEHELTTRLVDVLTATCRAGERVWVLATWRGDGHPDHEATGRAAAEACSITGHRMVEYPVWMWHWARPGEASVPWNRIRVLAPTADILARKRRAVDEFRTQILPLSDDPRDAAILPPWVLARLMRPTERVLW from the coding sequence GTGGGCAACGGCACCAGGTTCCGGGACACACCCGTGGCCGCGCGGGGCACCCCGGAGGAGGTGTGGCAGTCGTGGCTGGGCTCCGTCCACTGTCCGCCGATACCGCTCAAGGACTGCGACCGCATGGTCGTCGTTGCCCCGCATCCCGACGACGAGGTTCTCGGCGTGGGAGCGTTGATGGCGACCACGGCAACCGCCGGTGTGCCCGTCCAGGTCGTGGCCGTCACCGACGGCGGCGCGTCACATCCGCAGTCGCCGACCCTGCCGCCCGCCGCGCTGGCGGCGGCGCGGATCGCCGAATCGAACCGGGCGACAGCGCTGTTGGGCGTCGGCGAACCACTCCGATTCGGACTGCCGGACGGCGGGGTCAGCGCGCACGAACACGAGCTCACCACCCGCCTCGTCGACGTCCTCACCGCGACCTGCCGGGCGGGGGAGAGGGTGTGGGTCCTCGCGACCTGGCGGGGCGACGGCCATCCCGATCACGAAGCCACCGGAAGGGCTGCGGCAGAAGCCTGTTCGATTACCGGACACCGAATGGTGGAGTACCCGGTCTGGATGTGGCACTGGGCGCGTCCGGGCGAAGCGTCGGTCCCCTGGAACCGGATCCGTGTGCTGGCACCGACGGCCGACATCCTGGCGCGCAAACGTCGGGCCGTCGACGAATTCCGCACCCAGATCCTGCCGTTGTCCGACGACCCGCGGGACGCCGCGATCCTCCCACCGTGGGTTCTGGCTCGACTGATGCGCCCGACGGAACGGGTGCTGTGGTGA